CGCGCTGTTCACCCACGCCCTGGAAAACCACGAGCACATGCCCAAGGTGACCCGTGTGGTCGCCGAGCTGTACGGCTCGCTGGGCGCCACCGGCAAGGGCCATGGCAGCGACAAGGCGGTGCTGCTCGGCCTCAGCGGCCATGAGCCGGATACCGTCAACGTCGATCAGGTGCCCGAGTACATCGACACCATCCGCCGTGACAAGCGCATCGTGCTGGCCGGCAAGCATGCCGTCGCCTTCGACGAGAAAGCCGACCTGAAGATGTTCCGCAAGGCGTTGCCGCTGCACGCCAATGGCCTGCGCTTCGCCGCCTTCGATGCCGCCGGCATCCAGTTGCACGAGGCCACCTACTACTCGGTGGGCGGCGGCTTCGTGGTCAGCGAGGCGGTGCTGGCCGATGGCAGCAAACAGAAGATCATCGCCCCGGACGCCACTTCCCTGCCGCTGCCATTTCGCAGTGGCGCCGACCTGCTCAAGCTGACCCGCGAGCACGGTATCGGCATCGCCGAAGTGATGCGTCGCAACGAGCGCCACTGGCGCACGGACGAAGAAACCGATGCCGGCCTGCTGAACATCTGGAAGGTGATGCAGGCCTGCGTGGAGCGTGGCTGCCGCACCGAGGGCATCCTCGCCGGCGGCTTCAAGGTGCGCCGCCGCGCCGCCATCCTGGCGCGCAAGCTGGGTGGCTTCCAGCGCAGCTACATCGAAGACCCGCTGCGCATGCTCGACTGGGTCAACCTCTGGGCCCTGGCGGTGAACGAAGAGAACGCCGCCGGTGGCCGCGTGGTCACTGCACCGACCAACGGCGCCGCCGGTATCGTTCCGGCAGTGCTGCACTACTATGCCAATGCCATCTCCGGCGCCAACGAACGCGGCATCATCGACTTCCTGCTGACTGCTGGCGCCATCGGCATCCTGTACAAGGAAAACGCCTCGATCAGCGGCGCCGAAGTGGGCTGTCAGGGTGAAGTGGGCGTGGCCTGCTCCATGGCCGCCGGCGCGCTGTGCGCGGTACTCGGCGGCACCCCGGAGCAGGTCGAGAACGCTGCCGAGATCGGCATGGAACACCACCTGGGCCTGACCTGCGACCCGGTCGGCGGCCTGGTGCAGATCCCCTGCATCGAGCGCAACGCCATCGCTTCGGTGAAGGCCATCAACGCCGCGCGCATGGCGCTGTACGGCGACGGCGCGCACTACGTGAGCCTGGACAAGGTGATCAAGACCATGCGCGAAACCGGGGCTGACATGCTGACCAAGTACAAGGAAACCGCTCGCGGTGGCCTGGCGGTGAATATCATCGAGTGCTGATGGCCAGCCATGATTGCCGCTGTGTAATGTCTTTCTTGATGGCTTGAGCCCCAGCGGGGATCGTTCTTGAAAACCCGATGCCAGATCTTGGCATCGGGTTTTTGCGTTTTCGTGGAGTCGCGGGGAAATCGGTCTTGATACCGGATTGGCAAGTTTGTGTGTTGGTTTGTGTTGGTATTCTGGACGCCGCTTTGGGTGTTTTCAGAGACTCCGGGGTTCGCCCCCTCGGGCGACTCACTTTTCTTTGAACTCGGATTGCCGCCCAGCGCAAAGAAAAGTAAGCAAAAGAAACGCACCCCCGCCATCCGGAACTAGGCGTCCCCGTCATGCTGCGCTCGACTCCCCTCACTCCGGCATCGCTCCGGGGTCGGCGTACATGGGCCATCCCTGGCCCATTACGCGGGGCCGCCATCGGTATCTCGCGGCATCCATGCCACTCGCCCCCTGCGCAATGCCTGCGTTCGGCCTCCTGAAGGGGGAGTTAGCGCGCCTGAACGTACATCGGTTCCGGGCATGCCCGGCGTGTTCTGGTCGCTTTGGAACCGCGATTTGGCTGTCGAATTAAACCAATAGTTTCATTCGGCTAGTTTCATTCTTGCGGTTGTTGTCTTGGTCAGCCCTAAGGCTGACCTCATGTGCAACCACTCCGTGCTACTTCTGGGTTACCGCAGGTTCAGGCGCGTGCAGAGCCCGCCCAGGAGGGCGAACGCAATCGTCGTGGAAGAGGTTGAGCGACATGGATGTCGCGACGACTGCATGGATGCAGGAGGTAGAGCGACGCAGGATGCCAAAGCCGAGAGCCGCGATGGGCCAGGGATGGCCCACCGCGGCGGGCCTCTGGAACGGTGATGGAGTGAGCGAACCCTCGCGCAGCGAGGGCCGGATGACCGGGCGGAGGGTTTTGGTTACTTTTGCCCTACAAAAGTGACTCGCCCGGGAGGGCGAAACCAGAAACATCAACAAAAACGCGGCAATTCGGAACGGATATCCGAAACATCAACACAAACTTGCCAATCCAGCATCAATCAATATTCCATCCAATCCCACGTCATGCACCAAGTCTCCAGCCTAAAGCAGTGACGCTTATCCATGCTCGGCGCCCATAAACGACAACGCCCCTATCCTGCGATAGAGGCGTTGTATCGAGCCAAGGCCGCCGGGTGGCGGCAAGGCGCTCCGCTTAGCGCGGTTCGCTCATCAGCCCTTTGATGATCGCCACGCACCCCACCAACAGCACGATGGTGAACGGCAAACCAGTGGAAACCGCCATGGCCTGCAGGGCCACCAGGCCACCGCCAAGCAACAGGGCCACGGCCAGCGCGCCTTCGATGACCACCCAGAACACCTTCTGCGAAACCGGCGAGTTGATCTTGCCGCCAGCGGTGATGGTGTCGATCACCAGCGAACCGGAGTCCGACGAGGTGATGAAGAACAACACCACCAGTACGATGGCGGCGAAGGAGCTGATGGCGCTGATCGGCAACTGATCGAGCATGACGAACATCTTCAGCTCCAGCGCAGCCTGGCTCAGCTCGGTCAGGCCACCCAGGGCCTGGTGCAGCGCGGTGCCACCGAAGGTGCTCATCCAGATCACCGATACCAAGGATGGCACCAACAGCACGGCGGTAAGGAATTCACGCACGGTACGGCCACGGCTGACGCGGGCGATGAACATGCCCACGAACGGCGACCAGCTAATCCACCAGGCCCAGTAGAACGCCGTCCAGCCCTGGCTGAAGTTGGCGTCTTCACGGCCCACCGGGTTGGACAGCGCCGGCAGGTACTGCAGGTAGGCGCCCAGATTATCCAGCACACCCGTCAGCAGCAGTGCAGTGGGGCCGGCGAACAGTACGAACGCCAGCAGAGCGAAGGCCAGGCCCATGTTGATTTCGGAGAGGATCTTCACGCCCTTGTCCACACCGGTCAGTACCGAGCACAGCGCGATCAGGGTGATCACGGTGATCAGCAGCACCTTGGTGGTGGTGTCGGCCGGCAGGCCGAACAGCGCATGCAGACCAGCGCTGGCTTGCTCGGCACCCAGCCCCAGAGAGGTCACCAGGCCGAACAGGGTGGCGAATACCGCCAGGATGTCGATGATGTGGCCTGGCCAACCCCACACGCGCTCACCGAGCAGCGGGAAGAAGATCGAGCGGAACGACAGCGGCAGACCCTTGTTGAAGGCGAACAGGCCCAGCGCCAGCGCCACAATGGCGTAGATCGCCCAGGGGTGCAGGCCCCAATGGAAGATGGTGGTGGCCATGCTCAGGCGCGCCGCCTCGGCGGAGTTGCCGGCAGCCCCGCCCAGCGGTGCCCAGTCGGTGCGCACGCCATTGGCATCCACGGCTGTGCCGCCCAAGGCGGTGCCGTAATGCGACATCGGCTCGGCAACACCGTAGAACATCAGGCCGATGCCCATGCCCGCCGCGAACAGCATGGCGAACCAGGAGAAGTAGGAGTAATCGGGGCGGGCCAGGGTGCCGCCAAGGCGCACCT
The genomic region above belongs to Pseudomonas sp. GOM7 and contains:
- a CDS encoding BCCT family transporter, with the translated sequence MSQGPISRKNDSSADGIPAPSGAVNLIDTDYVVGQDNIRGRYLVNLDIHGVVFLISAITAFIFVALALAMHDQIEPLFKAVRDWLTVHLSWFFIGSANIFVLLCLGLIVSPLGKVRLGGTLARPDYSYFSWFAMLFAAGMGIGLMFYGVAEPMSHYGTALGGTAVDANGVRTDWAPLGGAAGNSAEAARLSMATTIFHWGLHPWAIYAIVALALGLFAFNKGLPLSFRSIFFPLLGERVWGWPGHIIDILAVFATLFGLVTSLGLGAEQASAGLHALFGLPADTTTKVLLITVITLIALCSVLTGVDKGVKILSEINMGLAFALLAFVLFAGPTALLLTGVLDNLGAYLQYLPALSNPVGREDANFSQGWTAFYWAWWISWSPFVGMFIARVSRGRTVREFLTAVLLVPSLVSVIWMSTFGGTALHQALGGLTELSQAALELKMFVMLDQLPISAISSFAAIVLVVLFFITSSDSGSLVIDTITAGGKINSPVSQKVFWVVIEGALAVALLLGGGLVALQAMAVSTGLPFTIVLLVGCVAIIKGLMSEPR
- a CDS encoding L-serine ammonia-lyase, whose amino-acid sequence is MAISVFDLFKVGIGPSSSHTVGPMRAAALFTHALENHEHMPKVTRVVAELYGSLGATGKGHGSDKAVLLGLSGHEPDTVNVDQVPEYIDTIRRDKRIVLAGKHAVAFDEKADLKMFRKALPLHANGLRFAAFDAAGIQLHEATYYSVGGGFVVSEAVLADGSKQKIIAPDATSLPLPFRSGADLLKLTREHGIGIAEVMRRNERHWRTDEETDAGLLNIWKVMQACVERGCRTEGILAGGFKVRRRAAILARKLGGFQRSYIEDPLRMLDWVNLWALAVNEENAAGGRVVTAPTNGAAGIVPAVLHYYANAISGANERGIIDFLLTAGAIGILYKENASISGAEVGCQGEVGVACSMAAGALCAVLGGTPEQVENAAEIGMEHHLGLTCDPVGGLVQIPCIERNAIASVKAINAARMALYGDGAHYVSLDKVIKTMRETGADMLTKYKETARGGLAVNIIEC